CCCGGACGTTCCGCAGCCGTACCTCGACCAGCTGGCGGAGGGCGGACGCCTGGTGATCCCGGTCGGCGATCGCGAGGAGCAGATGCTTACGGTGTATACCAAGCGAGGCGGGCAGATCGACAAGCGCGAGGTGGGCCCGGTGCGGTTCGTTCCGCTGCTCGGCGCGTACGGCTGGGGCACCTGACGGCGCACCGGTGGGCGACGACCGGATCCGCCAGCGGCTCGTCGTCTCCGGCCGCGTCCAAGGCGTCGGCTTCCGCCGCTACGTCGAGCGCGCCGCCCACCGCCGCGGCGTCGCCGGCTGGGTGAAGAACCGGCCCGACGGCGGCGTGGAGATCCTCGTCGAGGGGCCGCGCACCGCGCTCGACGGGCTGACGGCCGACGTTCGCCACGGCCCGCCGGGAGCGCACGTGCTGGACATCCAGGCGTCGGCCGCGGGCGGGGACGAGCCGCTGCCGCGCCCGTTCGCGATCCACCGTGGGTGACCGGAGCCGGCCATGAATCCGTCGTCCGCAACGGACCCCGAGCTCGTGGCCGCGGCGCTGGCCGCGCTCCGCGACGTCGCCGATTTCCCGCGGCCCGGCATCCGATTCAAGGACATCACGCCGCTGCTCGGCGATGCCGCGCTGTTCGCGCGGCTCACGCGGGCGATGGCCAAGCCGTTCGAGGCCATGGCGATAAGCCATGTCGCCGGGATCGAGAGCCGCGGCTTCATCCTCGGCGCACCCGTGGCCCAGCACCTGGACGCCGGGTTCATACCGCTCCGGAAGCCGGGAAAGCTCCCGCACCGCACGCGCCGGGTGGAGTACGCTCTGGAGTACGGCACCGACGCGCTCGAGGCGCACGCCGACGCATGTGGGGAGGGCGGCTCGGTCCTGCTCGTGGACGACGTCCTGGCCACCGGCGGCACGGCCGCGGCGGCGGTGGAGCTGCTGGAAGGCCTCGGCGCGACGGTGGTGGGCTGCTCGTTCCTGCTGGCGATCGACGCGCTGGGGGGCGCCGGCCGGCTGCCCGGCCGCCGATTCGAGACCGTGCTTCACGTCTGAGGTCGTCGCGGACGGCGCCGTAGCGGACGGCGCCGTATCCGACCAGCCCCGGACAGCGTTAGATTCCGGTGCCCGAAGGTGGGCGCGCCAGCCCCCGTAGCTCAGTTGGATAGAGCGACGGTTTCCTAAACCGCAGGTCGCGCGTTCGAGTCGCGCCGGGGGCATTCAGGGGAGGTACGCCACTCGACGTATCTCTCGCTACCACATACCTTTCGATGCTGGTCCCGAGCGGCGTGACGCCGTCGATGGGGCCGCCCGCCCGCGTCGGCCGCCCGTGCCGGCGATCACCCGAATCGAAGCCGCCGGGCAGCTCTCGTCTCCCGCGTTGCCGCTTCCCAGTCCGCAGCTCCCGTCATGACCAGTCCGAGCCCGCGAACGATGACCCACAGCCCCGCGTCGTTCGACGACGCCACCGAGAACTTCACCGACTGGGTGCGGCTGCACGCCACGCAGGTCGCCCTGGGCGTGGGCGCGGTGGTCATCATCGGCGGCGGGCTGGCGCTCTGGCGCAGCTCGGCGAACAGCCGGGCGCACCGCGCCGAGGCGGCGCTGTTCGAGGCGCAGGCGCCGCTCGCCGAGGGGAACATCCCGGCGGCCCAGCAGCAGCTCCAGCAGGTGGCTCAGCGGTACGACGGGACCGCCGGCGGGACCCAGGCCCAGCTCGCGCTGGCCGAGACGTACTACGACCAGGGCAAGTACCAGGAGGGGCTGAACGTCCTGAAGCAGGCCGACGACGCGCCGAAAGCCATGCAGAACGCCGTGCGGCACCTGACGGCGGTCGGGTACGAAGGCCTCGGGAAGTTCGAGGATGCGGCGAAGCTCTACGAGCAGGCCGTCGGCGACGCCGCGACCGACTCCGAGAAGCACCAGCTTCAGGCGGAGGCGGCGCGTGCGTACCAGAACGCCGGCAAGAACGACCAGGCGCTACGCCTCTGGACCGATCTCGCGAAGATCGAGGGCCAGGGTCTGTCGGACGAGGCGCGCGTGCGGGTGGGCGAGCTCACGGCGAAGCGGGTGCGCTGAATCGAACCGCTCGCAGGCGGCGGGACAGGCGGCCGGGACCCCAGCGCGGGGTTCCGGCCTCGTTGCTTTCCATCGTCCGGCGGTCGTTCGGGTCTATCCACATCAGACTGAGCGATAGTACGTATAATATGTGTTATGTAAACTACAAGCTGTGGAGAAGTGTGCAGAACTCCGCTGTCTTTCCAATGCCCCCGCTCTGAGCCGCCAGACGCGGCGTATCGTGACATCATGACGACACCTCCAAGCCGGACTCGTCCATTGGACCGGCGGATATGAAAAGACCCGAGGGCCCGAGCGTTCAGCCGACGCTCGGGCCCTCGGGCCGATCCGACGCTGGCTTCGCTATTCCACTTCGCGGAGCCGACCGACGAACACGATCCGCCCCTCGCCGGCCAGCGACGGGCCGCGTCCCGCCGCGCCCCGCGTGATGACCAGCGGCCGCCCCGAGCGCGTCACGATCGTCGTCGCCGGACCGTCGGCGGCACCCCACGCGCCGAGGACGGCCGCGGTCGCGACGGCGCCGGTGCCGCACGCCAACGTCTCACCCTCGACACCGCGCTCGTAGGTCCGCATGTACCAGGCGCCGTCGGGCCCCGGCGCGACGAAGTTGACGTTGGCGCCGTCCCTCAGCGCCGCGTCGAACCGCAGCTCCCGCCCCCGGCTGGCCAGCGGCACCGCCTCGATGTCCGGCACCTCCACGACGAGATGCGGCACCCCGGCCCGCGCGTAGCCGATCCGTCGCTCCGCCGCCCCGGACCGGACCGGCGCGTCGGCGGTCAGCTCCTGGACCGGCGCGAAGTCGATCTCCGGCCGGGCGTCCCGGAACCGGGCGGCCATCACCCCGGCGTCGGTCGCGATCGTGAACCCCGACGGGTCGGCGGCCCCGAGCTCGACGGCGAGACGGGCCGTGCACAGGGTCGCGTTGCCGCACAGCGACGCCGGCGAGCCGTCGCTGTTGAAGTACCGGAGCCCGACCGTGGCCGCCGCGGATCGCTCGAGGAACACCACACCGTCGGCTCCGATCCCGGTGCCACGGGCGCACATCCGCTGGATGAGCTCGGGCGTCTCGAGAGCTCCCGGCGCCTGGTCGCGTGCGTCGAAGAACACGAAATCGTTCCCCGAGCCGCACATCTTGTAGAACTCCCGCCCACGCTCGGCCACGGCCAGGCTCCGTTCGGGTATACGCCGTAAACTGTCCTCAGACCTTCCCGGTCATCGCCCACCAGCGCAGGCGCCAGACCATCCAGATCGCCTCCCGCACGATGTGGCCGGACATCTTGCTCTCCCCCTCCGACCGGTCGGCAAACACGATCGGGATCTCGACGATGCGGAAGCCGCGCTTCCAGGCCCGGAAGCTCATCTCGATCTGGAACGCGTAGCCGTTCGACCGCACGGCGTCGAGGTCGATCGCCGCCAGCACCTCGCGGCGGAAGCACTTGAACCCGCCCGTGGAGTCGAAGAGCTGCAGCCCCGTCACGATCCGGGCGTAGATGTTCGCCGAGTAGCTCAGGATCAGGCGAGAGATCGGCCAGTTCACGACCGTCACCTTGCCGAACCGGTAGCGGGAGCCGAGCACCAGGTCGGCCGACTCGATCGCCTCGAGGAACTTCGGGAGGTGGGCGGGATCGTGCGAGAAGTCGGCGTCCATCTCGAACACGAACGCGAACCGGGCCCGCTCGAGCGCCCAGCGGAAGCCCGCCAGATAGGCGGTCCCGAGCCCCATCTTTCTGGGCCGGTGCAGCGCGTGGACCCGCGGGTTCGCCGCGGCGATGTCGTCGACGATCTGCCCGGTGCCGTCGGGCGACCCGTCGTCGACGACGAGCACCTCGAACTGCTCGCCCTGGGCGAGGACGAGGTCGATCAAGCGCGCGATGTTCTCGCGCTCGTTGTACGTCGGGACGATGACGATCGCCTTGCCGGTCGTGCCGGCGGCCGCGTCTCCCGCCGCCCGTGATTCGGTCGCCAAGCGGAATGCCTCGTCAGCCACGCACCCGACGGCGATCGACCGCCAGACCGGCGAGGGTAAGCAGCC
This DNA window, taken from Gemmatirosa kalamazoonensis, encodes the following:
- a CDS encoding acylphosphatase — translated: MGDDRIRQRLVVSGRVQGVGFRRYVERAAHRRGVAGWVKNRPDGGVEILVEGPRTALDGLTADVRHGPPGAHVLDIQASAAGGDEPLPRPFAIHRG
- a CDS encoding adenine phosphoribosyltransferase, whose translation is MNPSSATDPELVAAALAALRDVADFPRPGIRFKDITPLLGDAALFARLTRAMAKPFEAMAISHVAGIESRGFILGAPVAQHLDAGFIPLRKPGKLPHRTRRVEYALEYGTDALEAHADACGEGGSVLLVDDVLATGGTAAAAVELLEGLGATVVGCSFLLAIDALGGAGRLPGRRFETVLHV
- the dapF gene encoding diaminopimelate epimerase; this encodes MAERGREFYKMCGSGNDFVFFDARDQAPGALETPELIQRMCARGTGIGADGVVFLERSAAATVGLRYFNSDGSPASLCGNATLCTARLAVELGAADPSGFTIATDAGVMAARFRDARPEIDFAPVQELTADAPVRSGAAERRIGYARAGVPHLVVEVPDIEAVPLASRGRELRFDAALRDGANVNFVAPGPDGAWYMRTYERGVEGETLACGTGAVATAAVLGAWGAADGPATTIVTRSGRPLVITRGAAGRGPSLAGEGRIVFVGRLREVE
- a CDS encoding polyprenol monophosphomannose synthase — translated: MATESRAAGDAAAGTTGKAIVIVPTYNERENIARLIDLVLAQGEQFEVLVVDDGSPDGTGQIVDDIAAANPRVHALHRPRKMGLGTAYLAGFRWALERARFAFVFEMDADFSHDPAHLPKFLEAIESADLVLGSRYRFGKVTVVNWPISRLILSYSANIYARIVTGLQLFDSTGGFKCFRREVLAAIDLDAVRSNGYAFQIEMSFRAWKRGFRIVEIPIVFADRSEGESKMSGHIVREAIWMVWRLRWWAMTGKV
- a CDS encoding tetratricopeptide repeat protein; translated protein: MTHSPASFDDATENFTDWVRLHATQVALGVGAVVIIGGGLALWRSSANSRAHRAEAALFEAQAPLAEGNIPAAQQQLQQVAQRYDGTAGGTQAQLALAETYYDQGKYQEGLNVLKQADDAPKAMQNAVRHLTAVGYEGLGKFEDAAKLYEQAVGDAATDSEKHQLQAEAARAYQNAGKNDQALRLWTDLAKIEGQGLSDEARVRVGELTAKRVR